The window GCAGTCTTTCCAGCAATATTTTTTCCGAAGAGTTCAGAGATATTTGGAAATACATAAAAGGCGCCTTTAGGTGATGGACACGACAGCCCTTCAATATTATTGAGTCTTTTCACAATATATTGCCTTCTCTTGTCAAATTCAGAAATCATTTTGGACACGGTATCATCTTTTTTCACGAGTGCTGCTATTGATGCCTTCTGTGTAAAAGAGTTTGGACATGAGGTTGAATGGTCCTGTATAAGTGTGGCAGCTGTGATCAATTCTTCTGGACCAGCTGTGTAGCCTATACGCCAACCAGTCATTGAGAATGTTTTGGAAAGACCGTTAATAGTAATAACATTGTTAAAAAAATTTTCTCCAAAAGAAGCTGGACTGTAATGCAATGCCCCGTCATACAGCATCTTTTCATAAATCTCATCTGATATAACATATAATCCAGCTGAAATTGCAAAATCGACAATTTCATAAAGCTCTTCTTTTGTATAAACTGTGCCTGTTGGGTTACACGGGCTGTTTAATATCAACATTTTTGTCTTATCTGTCATATTTCGCTTTAGATCATCTATGGTCAACTTAAAGTCAGTGCTGTCAGTAGTTTTAATAATCACAGGAACACTGTTTGCTAAAGTGATCTGTTCAGGATAACTCACCCAGTAAGGTGATTGAACTAAAACTTCATCGCCCCTATTGCATAATGCAAGAATACAGTTATAGATTGAATGTTTTGCTCCGCATGAAACCATAACCTGCTGAGGGGAGTAGTTCAGTCCGTTTTCTTCAGACAATTTTTTACAGATAGCCTCCTTAAGTTCCAGAATTCCGGATGTGGGTGTATACTTGGTAAAACCTTTTTGTATAGATTCAATTGCGGCTGCTTTTATGTAGTCCGGAGTATCAAAATCAGGTTCTCCTGCTCCAAAACCAATAACATCAATACCCTGTGAGATCATGTGTTTTACCTTGCTCGTTATAGCCATAGTAGCTGAAGGTTTAATTTTTTTTACCAGATGAGAAACTATCATAACTCGTTTTAATATAAAATTGTTGAAATGATATAAATTTTAGCACTTGGTTTAGTAATGTATTAAAACAGGCAGGGAAAGTCAACAAATTTGTATTTTTCTCTGTTTTTTTAAGATACTTTTTTAACTGCTTTTATATTTTAATGGCACTTTTATCGAGCGGAATAGAGAGAAAATTACGTTACAAATTATGAAAAATGAGAGATGTGATATGGAGAGGATGGTGGGGAAAACGATTGACAAAGGATCCGGCTGATATATAATCGGCATCTGTCTTACGTGAGATCTTTACATCCCATAAAGTTAACCGGAGCCTTCCATTAAGGAAATATTCCAACTTGATGAAAATTGTATCCGAAAACCATTATAAGATGAGCATGGCTTCATAAATTGAACTATTCCTTGAGAAAAAATTACCGTTATTTCATCATTTTCTTTGCCATATCGGCATTTATATTTATATTATATTTACCGGAAACAGAAGGTCTTACCGAAGATGGCAAAAAAGCCCTGGCTATCTTTGTGGTCTGTGTTTTGTTCTGGATCACACATATCATTCCGTTAATGATAACAAGTCTTCTCGCCATTATACTTTTTCCTCTGATGGGAGTGATGTCAGCAGATAAGGTTTATTCACTTTTCGGTAACCAGTCAGTTTTTTTTATTCTGGGCTCATTCATTCTTGCGTCTTCTGTAACAAGAACAGGTTTAAGTAACAGAATGGCACTCGTTTTTTTGAGATGGTTTGGGCGTTCGCCTAAAATATTGCTTTTGGGAGTAATGGTTTTGTCGGCGTTTCTTTCGTTCTGGATGTCGGAACATGCTGTTGCTGCTATGATGTTTCCTATTGTAATAGCACTTTCTGAGAGCTTGGAATTGAAGTCTTATGAGAGTAATTATGGGAAGGTGCTTTTCCTGGCAATGGCTTGGGGATGTATTATTGGTGGCGTG is drawn from Candidatus Scalindua sp. and contains these coding sequences:
- a CDS encoding pyridoxal phosphate-dependent aminotransferase, with translation MIVSHLVKKIKPSATMAITSKVKHMISQGIDVIGFGAGEPDFDTPDYIKAAAIESIQKGFTKYTPTSGILELKEAICKKLSEENGLNYSPQQVMVSCGAKHSIYNCILALCNRGDEVLVQSPYWVSYPEQITLANSVPVIIKTTDSTDFKLTIDDLKRNMTDKTKMLILNSPCNPTGTVYTKEELYEIVDFAISAGLYVISDEIYEKMLYDGALHYSPASFGENFFNNVITINGLSKTFSMTGWRIGYTAGPEELITAATLIQDHSTSCPNSFTQKASIAALVKKDDTVSKMISEFDKRRQYIVKRLNNIEGLSCPSPKGAFYVFPNISELFGKNIAGKTANTSSELVDIVLDKAKVAFIPGICFGSDSHIRISYATSFENIEKGMDRFENLLKDGTVYTS